In Nostoc sp. GT001, a genomic segment contains:
- a CDS encoding PIN domain-containing protein, whose product MNGRILLDTNILVYIYDPLDTAKQERAMPTAGKAYALTDQLIRSGKAVISTQVLGEFFMATTRTRRLLLTPAEALVRMRNYLAACHVVDITRLISLEAIRGVETHHFGFWDAQIWSTARLNQIEEVYTENFASGATIEGVRFTNPFID is encoded by the coding sequence ATGAACGGTAGAATTTTACTTGATACCAACATTCTTGTTTACATCTACGATCCACTGGATACCGCAAAACAGGAACGAGCGATGCCTACGGCGGGCAAAGCCTACGCACTTACTGACCAATTGATTCGTTCTGGCAAGGCGGTAATTAGTACCCAGGTGTTGGGAGAGTTTTTTATGGCCACAACCCGGACTCGGCGATTGTTGTTAACTCCGGCTGAAGCGCTGGTACGAATGCGTAACTATTTAGCTGCTTGCCATGTCGTTGATATTACACGGCTCATTTCCTTAGAAGCAATTCGCGGCGTGGAAACTCATCACTTCGGGTTTTGGGACGCGCAAATTTGGTCAACGGCGCGACTCAACCAAATTGAAGAAGTTTACACTGAGAATTTTGCATCAGGTGCGACGATTGAGGGCGTGCGGTTTACGAATCCCTTTATAGATTGA